One part of the Streptomyces lydicus genome encodes these proteins:
- a CDS encoding CitMHS family transporter has translation MLTILGFVMIATFLVLIMMKKMSPLAALVLIPALFCVLVGQGAHLGDYVIKGIGDLAPTAAMLMFAIIYFGVMIDVGLFDPVVRGILRFCKADPVRVVVGTALLAAIVSLDGDGSTTFMITVSALYPLYKRLKMSLVVMTGVAATANGVMNTLPWGGPTARAATALKLDAGDIFVPMIPALAVGLVAVFALAYVLGRRERKRLGVLTLGDTRLVTEAVEEKEAEQVLVGAGARGGAPAAARPATGGSDAPGHDGPGGSDGSGGSVRDLDLQGLDPRRPTLRPKLYWFNAALTVALLTLLILQTLPIPVLFLLGAAIALTVNFPHMKDQKARIAAHAENVLNVSGMVFAAAVFTGVLTGTGMVEQMARWLVSNVPDALGPHMGLVTGVLSIPLTYFMSNDGFYFGIVPILAEAGAAHGVAPIEIARASLAGQALHMSSPLVPAVYVLVGMAKVEFGDHTRFTVKWAVLTSLVVLGASLLFGIV, from the coding sequence TTCTGCGTCCTGGTCGGACAGGGCGCGCACCTGGGCGACTACGTCATCAAGGGCATCGGTGACCTGGCCCCCACGGCCGCGATGCTGATGTTCGCCATCATCTACTTCGGGGTGATGATCGACGTCGGGCTCTTCGACCCGGTCGTGCGGGGCATCCTCAGGTTCTGCAAGGCCGACCCGGTGCGGGTCGTCGTCGGTACGGCGCTGCTCGCCGCGATCGTCTCGCTCGACGGCGACGGCTCCACCACCTTCATGATCACCGTCTCGGCGCTCTACCCGCTCTACAAGCGGCTGAAGATGAGCCTGGTCGTGATGACCGGGGTCGCCGCCACCGCCAACGGCGTGATGAACACCCTGCCCTGGGGCGGCCCGACCGCCCGCGCCGCCACCGCCCTCAAGCTCGACGCCGGCGACATCTTCGTCCCGATGATCCCGGCCCTCGCGGTCGGCCTGGTCGCCGTCTTCGCCCTCGCGTACGTCCTCGGACGCCGCGAGCGCAAGCGGCTGGGCGTGCTGACCCTCGGCGACACCCGCCTGGTCACCGAGGCCGTCGAGGAGAAGGAGGCCGAGCAGGTCCTGGTCGGCGCCGGCGCCAGGGGCGGCGCCCCGGCCGCCGCCCGGCCCGCCACCGGCGGCTCCGACGCCCCCGGCCACGACGGACCGGGCGGTTCCGACGGCTCCGGCGGCTCCGTCCGGGATCTCGACCTCCAGGGCCTGGACCCGCGGCGGCCCACCCTGCGCCCCAAGCTCTACTGGTTCAACGCCGCGCTCACCGTCGCGCTGCTCACCCTGCTGATCCTCCAGACGCTGCCGATCCCGGTTCTCTTCCTGCTCGGCGCGGCCATCGCCCTGACCGTCAACTTCCCGCACATGAAGGACCAGAAGGCCCGCATCGCGGCGCACGCCGAGAACGTCCTCAACGTCTCCGGCATGGTCTTCGCCGCCGCCGTCTTCACCGGTGTGCTCACCGGCACCGGCATGGTCGAGCAGATGGCCCGCTGGCTGGTCTCCAACGTCCCCGACGCGCTCGGCCCGCACATGGGCCTCGTCACCGGCGTCCTCAGCATCCCGCTGACCTACTTCATGTCCAACGACGGCTTCTACTTCGGCATCGTGCCGATCCTCGCCGAGGCCGGCGCCGCCCACGGCGTGGCCCCGATCGAGATCGCCCGCGCCTCCCTCGCCGGCCAGGCCCTGCACATGTCCAGCCCGCTGGTCCCGGCCGTCTACGTCCTGGTCGGCATGGCCAAGGTCGAGTTCGGCGACCACACCAGGTTCACCGTCAAGTGGGCCGTGCTCACCTCCCTCGTCGTCCTGGGGGCGAGCCTGCTCTTCGGCATCGTCTAG